A single region of the Silene latifolia isolate original U9 population chromosome 8, ASM4854445v1, whole genome shotgun sequence genome encodes:
- the LOC141596774 gene encoding pyruvate decarboxylase 2-like: protein MAPTLLTPAEATLGSHLARRLVEIGVSDVFSVPGDFNLTLLDHLLAEPGLNLVGCCNELNAGYAADGYARSRGVGACVVTFTVGGLSVLNAIAGAYSENLPVVCIVGGPNSNDYGTNRVLHHTIGLSDFSQELRCFQTVTCYQAVVNNLEDAHEQIDRAISTALKESKPVYISISCNLPAIPHPTFSREPVPFSISPRMSNQLGLEAAVEAAAEFLNKAVKPVMVGGPKMRVAKAGNAFVELADASGYAMAVMPSAKGLVPEHHPHFIGTYWGAVSTSFCAEIVESADAYLFAGPIFNDYSSVGYSLLLKREKAIVVEPDRVVIGNGPAFGCVLMKDFFKGLAKRIQKNTTAFENYSRIFVPDGQLLECDPKQPLRVNVLFQHIQKMLSSDTAVIAETGDSWFNCQKLKLPKGCGYEFQMQYGSIGWSVGATLGYAQAVPDKRVLAFIGDGSFQVTAQDISTMLRNGQKTIIFLINNGGYTIEVEIHDGPYNVIKNWNYTGLVDAIHNGEGNCWTTKVFCEEELVNAIETATGPKKDCLCFIEVIVHKDDTSKELLEWGSRVSAANSRPPNPQ from the exons ATGGCGCCAACACTACTAACCCCAGCAGAAGCCACCCTAGGGAGCCACCTGGCACGCCGACTAGTCGAAATCGGCGTGTCTGATGTGTTCTCAGTCCCAGGCGACTTTAACTTAACCCTCCTTGACCACCTCTTAGCCGAACCGGGTCTGAATCTAGTCGGGTGCTGTAACGAACTCAATGCCGGGTACGCAGCAGATGGGTATGCTAGGTCACGTGGTGTTGGCGCGTGTGTAGTTACATTCACTGTTGGTGGGTTGAGTGTGTTGAATGCTATTGCTGGAGCGTATAGTGAGAATCTTCCTGTTGTTTGTATTGTTGGTGGTCCTAATTCTAATGATTATGGGACTAATAGGGTTTTGCATCATACTATTGGTTTGTCCGATTTTTCTCAGGAGTTACGTTGCTTTCAGACCGTCACTTGTTACCAG GCCGTGGTGAATAATCTGGAGGATGCGCATGAGCAAATAGATAGAGCGATATCGACAGCATTGAAGGAGAGTAAACCGGTTTATATTAGTATAAGCTGTAATTTACCTGCGATTCCTCACCCTACTTTTAGCCGTGAGCCTGTTCCTTTTTCTATCTCTCCCAG GATGAGTAACCAGTTGGGGCTGGAGGCAGCTGTGGAAGCAGCAGCTGAGTTTCTGAACAAGGCCGTGAAGCCAGTGATGGTGGGTGGGCCGAAAATGCGTGTGGCAAAGGCAGGTAATGCTTTTGTTGAGTTAGCGGATGCAAGTGGATATGCAATGGCCGTGATGCCCTCAGCTAAAGGGCTAGTCCCGGAGCACCATCCCCACTTTATAGGCACTTACTGGGGAGCAGTGAGCACTTCTTTCTGTGCTGAGATAGTTGAATCTGCTGATGCCTATCTATTTGCCGGTCCAATATTCAATGACTATAGCTCAGTCGGGTACTCACTGCTTCTCAAGAGAGAAAAGGCGATTGTTGTCGAGCCTGATAGGGTAGTGATCGGGAATGGGCCTGCTTTTGGGTGTGTTCTGATGAAGGATTTCTTCAAGGGATTGGCTAAGAGGATACAAAAAAATACAACAGCTTTTGAGAACTATAGTAGAATATTTGTTCCTGATGGGCAGCTTCTTGAGTGTGACCCTAAACAACCTCTGAGAGTCAATGTTCTTTTCCAGCATATCCAGAAGATGCTGTCCAGTGACACTGCTGTCATTGCTGAGACCGGGGATTCTTGGTTTAACTGTCAAAAATTGAAGCTTCCCAAGGGTTGCGGATATGAGTTCCAAATGCAGTATGGATCAATTGGTTGGTCTGTTGGGGCTACTCTTGGTTATGCACAAGCTGTTCCTGATAAGCGAGTTCTTGCATTCATTGGAGATGGTAGTTTTCAG GTGACTGCCCAAGATATCTCGACTATGCTGCGAAATGGTCAGAAGACCATCATCTTCCTGATCAACAATGGTGGATACACCATTGAAGTTGAGATTCATGATGGTCCATACAACGTCATTAAGAATTGGAACTACACTGGTCTTGTCGATGCCATCCACAACGGAGAAGGAAATTGCTGGACAACCAAG GTATTTTGTGAAGAGGAGCTGGTGAATGCTATTGAGACAGCTACTGGACCGAAGAAGGATTGCCTCTGCTTTATCGAGGTGATCGTGCACAAAGACGACACAAGCAAAGAGCTTCTTGAATGGGGATCCCGAGTTTCTGCTGCCAACAGCCGCCCCCCAAATCCTCAGTAA